TCACTCTGTTTCTAATCCATTCAATGAGCACAACACCATTTCTTACAACTGCTTTGTCTTCCCAACCTTCTCTCATCAGTATAGCAATAAGTTAGTTTTAAGAAGTTTGTTTCAACGGAgtctgcttttctttttttaacaagaAGGCAATGAAGGTTGTGAACTTAgatttaaaatcataatttcagaaaaaattCAACCTCAAAAATTTTTGTGACCCTTATCAACCTATACCTAAGTGTAATGATTTAATGAGGACTCAAAGTCATATCTAGATCTATATTCCAAAAGAActaatcaaaattataattggAACCCCTTTGAATCATTATAAAAGGATAAAATTTCTCTCTTCCAAGCAATATGAGATCTCAATCACTATCTTTTATACTAGATTTGGAATATAACCATCTTCACTTCTTAAATCTTCAAGATCCTCACCAGGTCATTTCATTATAGATGACATATACTCAAATCCAACACTTCTTATAAGGTCTGGCTCTCCTATCATTTGTAATGGCTCGAGTCCAACACTTCTGGTTTAGGATTGAGATGAAGACCATGAAGAATACTATGGTGACCACGATACATGCACCAAAAAGAGACTTTTAAATTAGGATGTTAGTATGGATGAGTAAAATGCCAAGAGGATAAGACTTCTTCCTGAATCCCATATTCAATGAGATTTCGTATCACTAGCTTCCATTGTAGAGTTACTGAGTTAGGGTTAGGCTATGACTTGATCAATCTTAATGCCTATGAAACCCCCAAAAAGATATATACAAGTGCACGAAATAACAAAAACTAACATCACACACAAATTGTAGATAAAACAGCAACCAAAAAGATTTTAGGtggttttaggaaaaaaaacaaaatcaatgaaGGGACATATGGAACTGGCAACGAAGAGTGTGTAGATTAGCCAAAATCGCCAAGCTATTGCTGGTGTACTCCCTGGCCTTCTGCATCTTCGTCTTCACCGCTTGGAGAGCCGTTGACTCCATCTCCTCCAACCCATCTAAGCACGTCTCCTGGTCCGTCATCGCAGCGCTTATCCACGTTTTTAGGTCTCCGATCTTGGCCTCCGTCAACACCTTCTCTCCTGGGCCCACATCCATCGCCACCAACGAGTCATTGAGTCGACCCATCGCGTCCTCTATCAGGCTTCGACAGTCGCCCAAAGCAACCTCGTTCGAATTCGAGATCGTGGGTTTGAAGTTCGAGAGTTCTGCGATGGAGACTCGGAGGGAGAGCTTGAAAATCGCCTCTGGGTCGGCTGGCTCTGGGGACATGAGGTTGGGATTGAGGTTGAGGGAGGATATGCTGGAGAAGCAAGATTCGGGGTAGCGGGTCACCTCGCACACGGCCCTGATTGACGAGAGTGGTGGGAATTCGGGTGGCTCGGTTTCTGTGTGGTAGATCAGGACTCCGATACATACGACGATGGTCAGCGTCAAGAGGAGGATAGCTAAGATGGAGAATGTGAAGATGAGTGGCTttctggtggtggtggtggtgttcCGGTGTTGGGATGATTGATCTTCGAGGTCGTTTACTTTGCCATAACCTTTGAAGATGTTGACAGAATCCATGTTTGCTTTCTTCCTCAGTTTTGAACTTTTGGCGTTTGTATAGGGAAGCTCGAAGAGGGGCTGAAGCGTGTTTGTGGAATAGACGACTTTTGGGGTGTGTTTTGAGTGGATGAGAAGGAAATGAACGGCACgaaatgaaatatattattgtttataGACCAGAAAACAATCAAATATGGAATTGGATATTTGAGCCTATGACTGAGTTTTGAGTTTATTGGTATTATCTTTTTTCTGTGCTGGTCATTGATTGCAAATACATGGGACCGCCCCCCGGGGGGCGCCGCGGAAAGTCAAGGATTAAAGTGAAGTAATTCAACAGTTAAAGACGAAAGAAGACAAAGAAGTTACTTGTCCGCCCACCGACACGACAACCCCAAACAGGCCAGCCATACGCATGCAACAGCAGTTAGAAGAGGGGGAAGAAGGGAGAGGGGGGGCTTGAAATaaggaaaatttttcttatcatcctcacatttcacatattatatttattttaatttttttttaattttttctataataaatatatagtgtgtaaatgataaatagaataatttaattaatttaataaaaataaaatgaaataaaaaataaaaaaaataaaaaatattattttaatatataaagtgtgtggtgtgagaTGATGTatagcatttctctttatttgaACCATCGAAATTAACTACAATCAGGAAAAGATAAATTACAGTACAGATAATATACGAGAACAATAGACCACAATACTACGGCTAGTTCCAACTTGATTTGTAAACCATTAACATGGCCAAGAAGCACATCCCACAAAGAAATAACTAGCATAAAGGCCTTTCAATGTCTGCAACCTACACAAATTCTCGATAATGGAAACACAGATTTTACACAAATATCAACTAGCCAGTTCTATTCTCATTCAAAACGATGTTAAACAGCGCAACCAAAATATTGAAAGTTCAACGTAAGTTGAGACCCCAGTAGCCCCCCCAAGCATGCAACGTCCCAAAACCCATGACTCATTCCTCGTCCTCCTCGTCTGCATCTCCGCCAGCAGCCTTCTTAGCAGCAGCCTTTTGGTTCCTTCGCTTCACTCTTCCAGGTCGTCCACCACCAAATGGA
This Carya illinoinensis cultivar Pawnee chromosome 11, C.illinoinensisPawnee_v1, whole genome shotgun sequence DNA region includes the following protein-coding sequences:
- the LOC122282879 gene encoding pectinesterase 3, whose protein sequence is MDSVNIFKGYGKVNDLEDQSSQHRNTTTTTRKPLIFTFSILAILLLTLTIVVCIGVLIYHTETEPPEFPPLSSIRAVCEVTRYPESCFSSISSLNLNPNLMSPEPADPEAIFKLSLRVSIAELSNFKPTISNSNEVALGDCRSLIEDAMGRLNDSLVAMDVGPGEKVLTEAKIGDLKTWISAAMTDQETCLDGLEEMESTALQAVKTKMQKAREYTSNSLAILANLHTLRCQFHMSLH